The genomic region CCTGATTCAACTATATTTCCAAAATATTTTATGATAAAATCAAAAAAGATAATAAAAAAAGTTAATGGTGGAAAAATAGTTAAATACTATAGAGAAAATAGATTATATATAATTGAAATGAATAAAAGCATTATGCACATTGATTTTATGGATGTGAGAAAATGAAAGATGGGATAAGGAAAAAGATATTAGAAAAAAGATTAAATTTGGAGGAAAAGTTGTATAATGAATATAATTTTTTAATTATAAATAAAGTTTTTAATTTTATTAAAGATTTTGAATTCCAAAGCATAGCTATGTATTATCCATTTAGAAAAGAAGTAAATCTTTTGAATTTGGTTGAATTATTGAAAAACAGAGATATATTATTTCCAAAAATAAAAGGTAAAAGTATGCAATTTATAAAAGTTAGAAATTTTGATGAATTTAAAAAAGGAAAATTTGGTATAATGGAACCAATAGGTGAATATTATGATAAAGAAATAGATATATTTTTGGTACCTGGAGTAGCTTTTGATAAAAAACTATATAGGTTGGGGTATGGTGGAGGATATTATGATAGATATTTTTCAAATCATAAAAAAGGTTTTTTAATAGGAGTGGCTTTTGATTTTCAAATTTTAAACGAACTTCCAATTTTTGAACATGACATAAAAATGGATGTTATAATTACAGAAAAAAGAATTTTGAAGGGTGAAAAAATATGAAAATAGGATTAGTTCAATTTAGGCCAGAACTTTTTCAAGTAAAAGAAAACGTTGAAAAAGGAATAAAATTAATAGAGAATAAAGATGCAGAATTATTTGTTTTCCCTGAATTAGCTTTTACAGGATATACTTTTAATACAAAGAATG from Marinitoga aeolica harbors:
- a CDS encoding 5-formyltetrahydrofolate cyclo-ligase — encoded protein: MKDGIRKKILEKRLNLEEKLYNEYNFLIINKVFNFIKDFEFQSIAMYYPFRKEVNLLNLVELLKNRDILFPKIKGKSMQFIKVRNFDEFKKGKFGIMEPIGEYYDKEIDIFLVPGVAFDKKLYRLGYGGGYYDRYFSNHKKGFLIGVAFDFQILNELPIFEHDIKMDVIITEKRILKGEKI